In Chitinispirillales bacterium ANBcel5, a genomic segment contains:
- a CDS encoding flagellar biosynthesis anti-sigma factor FlgM: protein MRISAASQSLGAEFKKVEDSRKTEKQREKVKTNPDSPTISAKGQRLSETKAQMETIAATLSSQPEVRAEKIAEVREKIENGFYDSEEFMDSFADKLLNELGVKKSDS, encoded by the coding sequence ATGCGTATTAGTGCGGCATCTCAATCTTTAGGGGCTGAGTTTAAAAAAGTTGAAGATTCTCGGAAAACGGAGAAACAAAGAGAAAAAGTCAAAACGAATCCCGACAGCCCAACAATTTCGGCAAAGGGACAAAGGCTCAGTGAAACTAAAGCACAGATGGAAACTATCGCAGCGACTCTCTCCTCTCAACCCGAGGTGCGGGCTGAAAAGATTGCCGAGGTCAGAGAGAAAATTGAGAATGGATTCTATGATTCTGAAGAGTTTATGGATTCATTTGCAGATAAGCTGCTCAATGAGCTGGGCGTCAAAAAAAGCGATTCATAA